In Carya illinoinensis cultivar Pawnee chromosome 6, C.illinoinensisPawnee_v1, whole genome shotgun sequence, a single genomic region encodes these proteins:
- the LOC122314042 gene encoding polyadenylate-binding protein-interacting protein 11-like: protein MAVAENASHDFENTTVVSSSELNAQNDLEISKPRNDSMDIKNDQKERSAATTFTVATDDYKSQMGQMVTGFDSNGVKSQQMRAVKSGGGYGSNNQMANGVMVRNGEDGGESFNRDMRDLEELLSKLNPMAEEFVPPSLAKNHAFLDGGAGGFGYANSFILQANFGNANANGYTGRRRRNGYSQGKRRMNGRMTPAQREAMVRRTVYVSDIDQQVTEEQLAALFLTCGQVVDCRVCGDPNSILHFAFIEFTDEEGARAALNLSGTMLGYYPVRVLPSKTAISPVNPTFLPRSEDEREMCSRTIYCTNIDKKVTQADVKFFFESLCGEVQRLRLLGDYHHSTRIAFVEFTMAESAIAALNCSGVVLGSLPIRVSPSKTPVRPRSPRPQLH, encoded by the exons ATGGCGGTTGCTGAGAATGCTAGTCATGATTTTGAGAATACTACTGTAGTATCATCATCGGAATTGAATGCGCAGAATGATCTCGAAATATCAAAACCCAGAAATGATTCGATGGATATTAAGAATGATCAGAAAGAAAGATCAGCAGCAACGACTTTCACAGTGGCGACGGACGATTACAAGTCTCAGATGGGTCAGATGGTGACTGGGTTTGACTCTAATGGGGTCAAGAGCCAGCAGATGAGGGCGGTGAAGTCTGGTGGTGGGTATGGGAGCAATAATCAGATGGCTAATGGGGTGATGGTGAGAAATGGAGAGGATGGGGGCGAGAGTTTCAATAGGGATATGAGGGATTTGGAAGAACTGTTATCCAAGTTGAATCCCATGGCTGAAGAATTTGTGCCTCCTTCACTAGCCAAGAATCATGCATTCCTTGATGGTGGTGCTGGTGGGTTTGGGTATGCTAACAGTTTTATACTTCAAGCTAATTTCGGCAATGCTAATGCCAATGGATATACTGGTAGAAGG AGGAGGAACGGCTATAGTCAGGGGAAGCGTAGGATGAACGGTAGAATGACACCGGCACAGAGAGAGGCTATGGTTAGGAGAACTGTTTATGTGTCTGACATTGATCAACAG GTTACTGAAGAGCAGCTTGCAGCTTTGTTTCTTACTTGCGGACAG GTTGTTGATTGCCGTGTTTGTGGTGATCCTAATTCAATTCTCCATTTTGCCTTTATTGAGTTTACGGATGAAG AGGGAGCAAGGGCTGCTTTGAATCTGTCAGGGACTATGCTTGGATATTACCCTGTTAGAGTGCTGCCTTCCAAAACAGCAATTTCACCAGTGAATCCAACATTTTTGCCAAGG TCTGAAGATGAACGTGAGATGTGCTCGAGGACTATTTACTGTACAAACATTGACAAGAAG GTTACCCAAGCAGATgtcaaatttttctttgaatcaCTTTGTGGGGAG GTGCAACGCTTGAGGCTACTCGGAGACTATCATCATTCAACTCGTATTGCTTTTGTCGAGTTCACAATG GCAGAAAGTGCAATTGCAGCTCTTAACTGTAGTGGTGTGGTTTTGGGATCATTGCCGATAAG GGTAAGCCCATCAAAGACGCCTGTTCGACCCCGTTCTCCTCGCCCGCAGTTGCACTGA